In a genomic window of Methylovirgula sp. 4M-Z18:
- a CDS encoding MaoC family dehydratase translates to MAAAPFKTHYFEDLAVGMSETILKTVMNEDVIGFATLSGDHNPIHLSEHFARKTRFGERIAHGLYTASLISAVLGMYLPGPGAVYLNQTLNFKGPVKIGDVVRVHVEVVELIEQGRRCRLYCEASVDDKVVLDGEAIVMVPSKVKKPQKDARG, encoded by the coding sequence ATGGCAGCGGCTCCGTTCAAAACCCACTATTTCGAGGATCTCGCCGTCGGCATGTCGGAGACGATCCTGAAGACGGTGATGAACGAGGACGTGATCGGCTTTGCGACTCTTTCCGGCGATCACAACCCGATACACCTCTCCGAGCATTTCGCCCGTAAGACCCGTTTCGGCGAGCGCATCGCCCATGGGCTCTATACGGCGAGCCTGATCTCGGCAGTGCTCGGCATGTATCTGCCGGGGCCGGGCGCGGTCTATCTCAACCAGACCCTTAATTTCAAAGGCCCGGTGAAAATCGGTGATGTGGTGCGCGTGCATGTGGAAGTGGTGGAGCTGATCGAGCAGGGCCGCCGCTGCCGGCTCTATTGCGAGGCAAGCGTGGACGATAAGGTTGTCCTCGATGGCGAAGCGATCGTGATGGTGCCCTCGAAGGTCAAGAAGCCGCAGAAGGACGCGCGGGGATGA